In Phoenix dactylifera cultivar Barhee BC4 chromosome 11, palm_55x_up_171113_PBpolish2nd_filt_p, whole genome shotgun sequence, the following are encoded in one genomic region:
- the LOC120112605 gene encoding uncharacterized protein LOC120112605, producing MPRGKRFRDVEFQHTSVGSSSDQSKQPDEPQQHESQSAHVPPVDCPDMDDVHIQDGLGRVRRTRGPTRAQDVWSLREDEKIIVQCNELGQPIKRAASILSTFLGSVARKGQLCPLNYTKWNEMLPSYKVELLKVIEVKN from the exons atgccgcgaggaaaacgattcagagatgttgagtttcagcacacatccgtGGGATCTTCTTCCGATCAGTCCAAACAGCCCGACGAgccccagcagcacgagtctCAGTCTGCGCACGTGCCACCTGTTGATTGTCCAGACATGGATGACGTGCACATCCAGG atggactggggagagtgaggagGACACGAGGACCCACTCGAGCACAGGACGTGTGGAGCCTACGTGAGGATGAGAAAATCATCGTCCAATGCAATGAACTGGGGCAGCCTATCAAGAGggctgcaagcattttatcgacttttctaggatcggttgcgcggaagggtcagttgtgtccgctcaactatacgaaatggaatgaaatgcttccttcgtataaggttgagcttcttaaagttattgaggtaaagaattga